A portion of the Celeribacter baekdonensis genome contains these proteins:
- a CDS encoding class I SAM-dependent methyltransferase: MPRDFAVFLGEMIRNPDDVRAIAPSSSAMARVMAAGLEQSEGPIVEIGPGTGVFTRAILERGVAPERLTLFELNARFCDDLRRKFPGVQVLNRSATEIHHVLPANVGAVLSGVPLLNRPELQDGILASVFACLRPGGVFTQFTYAFSSPIDPAMQRQHGITARKKGTIWANLPPARVFEYTRQPI, translated from the coding sequence ATGCCGCGCGATTTTGCTGTTTTCCTAGGAGAGATGATCCGCAACCCTGACGATGTGCGCGCGATTGCGCCCTCCTCCTCGGCGATGGCGCGGGTCATGGCGGCAGGGCTTGAGCAGAGTGAGGGGCCTATCGTTGAAATCGGGCCGGGCACCGGCGTGTTCACCCGCGCGATTTTGGAACGCGGCGTGGCCCCTGAGCGGCTCACCCTGTTTGAACTGAACGCCCGGTTCTGCGACGATCTGCGCCGCAAATTCCCCGGTGTTCAGGTGCTCAACCGCTCCGCCACCGAAATCCATCACGTTCTGCCCGCCAATGTCGGCGCGGTTTTGTCCGGCGTGCCGTTGCTCAACCGCCCCGAGCTACAGGACGGCATCCTTGCCTCGGTCTTTGCCTGCCTGCGTCCGGGCGGCGTCTTTACCCAATTCACCTATGCGTTCAGCTCTCCGATTGACCCGGCAATGCAGCGCCAACATGGCATCACCGCACGCAAAAAGGGCACGATCTGGGCCAATTTGCCGCCCGCGCGGGTGTTTGAATACACGCGTCAGCCGATTTAG
- a CDS encoding DUF4169 family protein, with protein MSTDHTVTNLNQFRKAKARADKRALADENAVKFGRSKAQKTLEQAQAAKAKAVLDAHKKDDR; from the coding sequence ATGAGCACCGATCACACCGTCACCAATCTCAATCAGTTTCGCAAGGCCAAGGCCCGCGCGGACAAGCGTGCATTGGCCGATGAAAATGCGGTCAAATTCGGTCGCAGCAAGGCGCAAAAGACGCTGGAACAGGCGCAAGCCGCCAAAGCCAAGGCCGTTTTGGACGCTCATAAGAAAGACGACAGATGA
- a CDS encoding outer membrane protein: MKPSAHISRLAPLALSVTVLAMLSAPLAAAPDNLPGAGLASVTYGPYLRAELGMATTDITDGSWQPHGYPTDPQVNFDLSGQDGGFGAVAIGFDWMNGYRFDLGVAFSESMNVTGPCASASDGSDCASHADITSASLNTNALMGSLYYSPLEAAGKNTTFNPFVVVGLGLANNKVGDWTRTNDSLVTGVNRSFEGDSSTSLAYSVGFGASWQLTRPGQWPVILEASYRYYNFGTAQGGSTPIDGGESPVTPLKFDVENQVVSIGVRVPLQRM, from the coding sequence ATGAAACCGTCCGCGCACATCTCCCGCCTTGCACCGCTCGCTTTGAGTGTGACGGTGCTCGCCATGCTTTCCGCGCCTCTGGCCGCGGCCCCCGACAACCTGCCCGGTGCAGGCCTTGCCAGTGTCACCTACGGCCCCTATCTGCGTGCCGAATTGGGCATGGCCACCACGGATATCACCGATGGATCGTGGCAACCCCATGGCTACCCGACTGATCCGCAAGTCAATTTTGACCTAAGCGGCCAAGATGGCGGCTTTGGTGCTGTGGCAATAGGCTTTGATTGGATGAATGGCTATCGTTTCGATCTGGGCGTGGCCTTTTCCGAGTCGATGAACGTCACTGGCCCCTGCGCCTCGGCATCCGATGGGTCGGATTGCGCCAGTCACGCCGACATCACCTCGGCCTCGCTGAACACCAACGCCTTGATGGGCAGTCTCTATTATTCGCCGCTTGAGGCGGCTGGCAAAAACACCACCTTCAACCCCTTTGTCGTGGTCGGCCTTGGTCTTGCCAACAACAAAGTTGGCGACTGGACCCGGACCAATGACAGCCTGGTGACCGGGGTCAATCGCAGCTTTGAGGGCGACAGTTCGACCAGCCTTGCCTATTCCGTAGGCTTTGGTGCCAGTTGGCAGCTCACCAGACCCGGCCAATGGCCCGTCATCCTGGAGGCCAGCTATCGCTACTATAATTTCGGCACGGCCCAAGGTGGCAGCACCCCGATTGATGGCGGCGAATCCCCGGTCACCCCGCTGAAATTCGACGTCGAAAATCAGGTTGTGAGCATTGGCGTGCGCGTGCCACTCCAACGCATGTAA
- the cimA gene encoding citramalate synthase: protein MTAPQKDRLYLFDTTLRDGQQTQGVQFSTPEKHMIAEALDHLGVDYIEGGWPGANPTDSEFFANPPKTRATFLAFGMTKRAGRSAENDEVLAGVLNAGTKAVCLVGKTHDFHVTTALGITLDENVDNIAKSFAHLVKEGREALFDAEHFFDGFKANPDYALTCLKAAYDNGARWIVLCDTNGGTLPGEVYRITLKVIESGIPGTHLGIHTHDDTGNAVANSLAAVNAGARQVQGTLNGLGERCGNANLTTLIPTFLLKEPYRSTLDTGVSEAALSDLVKVSRMLDDILNRVPLRSSPYVGASAFAHKAGLHASAILKDPTTYEHIPPETVGNARIVPMSNQAGQSNLRSRLADMGLDVSEKADLGRILDRIKERESEGYSYDTAQASFELEARRELGLMPAFFEVERYRATVERRKDAKGRVIHLSEVTVVVNIAGERHLSVSEGIMADGSDGGPVNALSKALVKDLGPYSDLISDMELVDFKVRITNGGTEARTRVIIDHEDTLGRRWSTVGVSSNIIDASFEALLDAVLWKLTRDGAQALGAE from the coding sequence ATGACCGCGCCTCAAAAAGACCGCCTCTACCTCTTCGACACAACGCTCAGAGACGGCCAGCAAACCCAAGGCGTGCAATTTTCCACACCGGAAAAGCACATGATCGCGGAAGCGCTCGACCATCTTGGCGTTGATTATATCGAGGGCGGCTGGCCCGGTGCCAACCCGACCGACAGCGAATTTTTCGCCAATCCGCCCAAAACCCGCGCCACGTTTCTTGCCTTTGGCATGACCAAACGCGCCGGGCGATCGGCGGAGAATGATGAGGTGCTCGCGGGCGTGCTCAACGCGGGCACCAAAGCCGTCTGTCTGGTCGGCAAGACCCATGATTTTCACGTCACAACGGCGCTCGGCATCACGCTCGATGAAAACGTTGACAACATCGCCAAATCCTTTGCCCATCTGGTGAAAGAGGGCCGTGAGGCGCTGTTTGACGCCGAACATTTCTTTGATGGCTTTAAGGCCAATCCCGACTATGCGCTGACCTGTCTCAAGGCCGCCTATGACAATGGCGCGCGCTGGATCGTGCTTTGTGACACCAACGGTGGCACGTTGCCGGGTGAGGTCTATCGGATCACGTTGAAGGTCATCGAATCCGGCATTCCCGGCACCCATTTGGGCATCCACACCCATGATGACACCGGCAATGCGGTGGCCAATTCTTTGGCGGCGGTCAATGCCGGGGCGCGTCAGGTGCAGGGCACGTTGAATGGTCTGGGCGAACGCTGCGGCAATGCCAATCTGACCACGTTGATTCCGACATTTTTGCTGAAAGAACCGTATAGGTCGACGCTCGACACCGGGGTGTCTGAGGCCGCGCTGAGTGATCTGGTCAAGGTGTCGCGCATGCTCGACGACATCCTCAACCGGGTGCCTTTGCGCAGCTCGCCCTATGTGGGCGCCTCTGCCTTTGCCCACAAAGCGGGTCTTCACGCCTCTGCCATTCTCAAAGACCCAACCACCTATGAACACATCCCGCCGGAGACCGTGGGCAATGCCCGGATCGTGCCGATGTCCAATCAGGCGGGGCAATCCAACCTGCGCTCGCGCTTGGCAGATATGGGACTGGATGTGTCGGAAAAGGCCGATCTGGGGCGGATTTTGGACCGGATCAAAGAGCGCGAGTCGGAAGGGTATTCTTATGACACCGCGCAGGCCTCGTTTGAATTGGAAGCGCGGCGCGAATTGGGTCTGATGCCTGCGTTTTTTGAGGTCGAGCGCTACCGCGCCACGGTCGAACGTCGCAAGGACGCCAAAGGCCGGGTCATCCACCTGTCCGAGGTCACGGTGGTGGTCAATATCGCGGGCGAGCGGCATTTGTCGGTGTCTGAGGGCATCATGGCGGATGGCTCCGACGGCGGCCCGGTCAACGCGCTCTCGAAAGCCCTGGTTAAGGATTTAGGACCGTATTCAGACTTGATTTCCGACATGGAACTGGTTGATTTTAAAGTCAGAATTACCAATGGCGGCACAGAGGCACGCACCCGCGTGATCATTGATCACGAGGACACATTGGGGCGGCGTTGGTCGACGGTCGGCGTGTCGTCGAACATCATCGACGCGTCTTTTGAGGCGCTTTTGGATGCGGTGCTGTGGAAATTGACGCGCGATGGCGCGCAGGCGCTCGGCGCAGAATGA
- a CDS encoding squalene/phytoene synthase family protein, whose translation MSVQACAEIVQKGDEDRFRATMAAPVAAREVLFPIHAFCLEVAKAPWVTKESMIAEMRLQFWRDVLTEKTEGKAPRAHEVAAPLAAVLDVASAEALDATVTARQWDIYRDPHEDAAALYRYLHATYTIPLHIAARLLGAPDAVSKPLNSLGQGGALARYFMAIPALVDAGRVPLLDGRPEAVATLAKATLEQARWGAQQLSKLSKSARAPMIDAVMMLPILRQAAKDPSAVLDGRLKQGPARKSLRLALASQSPTWGLF comes from the coding sequence ATGTCCGTACAAGCCTGCGCTGAGATCGTCCAAAAGGGCGACGAAGACCGGTTCCGCGCCACCATGGCCGCGCCTGTGGCCGCGCGCGAGGTGTTGTTTCCGATCCATGCCTTTTGTCTGGAGGTCGCGAAAGCGCCCTGGGTGACGAAAGAAAGCATGATCGCGGAGATGCGCCTGCAATTTTGGCGTGACGTGTTGACCGAGAAAACCGAAGGCAAAGCTCCGCGCGCCCATGAGGTGGCCGCGCCTTTGGCCGCCGTGTTGGACGTGGCGTCCGCTGAGGCGCTGGACGCCACGGTGACGGCGCGGCAATGGGATATTTACCGCGATCCGCATGAAGACGCGGCGGCGTTGTACCGTTATCTCCACGCGACCTACACGATCCCGCTGCATATTGCGGCGCGGCTTTTGGGGGCGCCGGATGCGGTCTCAAAGCCGCTCAACAGTCTGGGTCAGGGCGGGGCTTTGGCACGGTATTTCATGGCGATCCCGGCGCTTGTTGACGCGGGCCGGGTGCCGTTGCTCGATGGTCGGCCAGAGGCGGTGGCGACATTGGCAAAAGCCACGTTGGAACAGGCCCGTTGGGGCGCGCAGCAGTTGAGCAAGCTCAGCAAATCCGCACGCGCGCCAATGATCGACGCGGTGATGATGTTGCCGATCCTGCGGCAAGCGGCAAAAGACCCAAGCGCGGTTTTGGACGGCCGTCTGAAACAGGGGCCCGCGCGCAAATCCCTGCGCTTGGCACTGGCGTCTCAGTCGCCGACATGGGGCTTGTTCTAA
- a CDS encoding SspB family protein yields the protein MAKTIDYGNLMHDAMRGLIRKVLDGVAKDGLPGDHHFFITFDTMHPDVELADWLSDRYPEEMTIVIQHWFDNLDVTDDGVAITLNFGDSPEPLYIPYDAIRTFVDPSVEFGLRFETQDYDVEEMDGDEIPHDAEVKSFERKEETDTSDATADGPKEAEIVSLDKFRK from the coding sequence ATGGCCAAAACCATCGACTACGGGAACCTCATGCATGACGCGATGCGTGGTCTGATCCGTAAGGTGCTTGACGGCGTGGCCAAAGATGGCCTGCCGGGGGATCATCATTTCTTTATCACCTTCGACACCATGCACCCGGATGTGGAACTGGCCGATTGGCTCTCGGATCGTTATCCCGAGGAAATGACCATCGTCATTCAGCATTGGTTCGACAATCTTGACGTCACCGATGATGGCGTGGCGATCACATTGAATTTCGGAGACAGCCCGGAGCCTTTGTACATTCCCTATGACGCGATCCGCACCTTTGTGGACCCCTCCGTGGAATTCGGCCTGCGCTTTGAGACCCAAGATTACGATGTCGAAGAGATGGACGGTGACGAGATCCCGCATGACGCCGAAGTCAAAAGCTTTGAGCGCAAGGAAGAGACCGACACATCAGACGCCACAGCGGATGGGCCGAAAGAGGCGGAAATCGTCTCGCTCGACAAGTTTCGCAAATGA
- the fumC gene encoding class II fumarate hydratase, with product MTTTRTETDSFGPLEVPSDKYWGAQTQRSILNFPIGWERQPVPIIRALGVVKKACAMENMAQGNLAKELGDAIVAAATEVIDGKFDDNFPLVVWQTGSGTQSNMNANEVISNRAIEMLGGEMGSKKPVHPNDHCNMGQSSNDTFPTAMHVGIGMQARDVLLPGLTKLAEALDVKADAFKDIIKIGRTHTQDATPLTLGQEFSGYAHQVRMGIKRVEMCLPAIYELAQGGTAVGTGLNTQKGWAEAVAKNMAEITGLPFVTAPNKFEALAAHDAMVMFSGALKTVAASLFKIANDIRLLGSGPRCGLGELILPENEPGSSIMPGKVNPTQAEALTMVCAHVMGNDAAVGFAGSQGHFELNVYNPMMSYNVLQSMQLLGDSASAFTDNMVVGIEANEPRIEKLLHESLMLVTALAPTIGYDNATKVAKTAHKNGTTLKEEAIALGFVDEATFDAVVRPEQMIGPKD from the coding sequence GTGACCACCACCCGCACCGAAACTGATAGCTTTGGCCCGCTCGAAGTTCCTTCCGACAAATATTGGGGCGCGCAAACCCAGCGCTCGATCCTGAACTTTCCGATCGGTTGGGAACGTCAGCCGGTGCCGATCATCCGCGCGCTGGGCGTGGTCAAAAAGGCCTGCGCGATGGAAAACATGGCCCAAGGCAATCTGGCCAAAGAGTTGGGCGATGCGATTGTCGCCGCAGCGACCGAGGTGATCGACGGCAAATTCGACGACAACTTCCCGCTCGTGGTGTGGCAAACCGGGTCCGGCACCCAGTCCAACATGAACGCCAACGAAGTGATCTCGAACCGTGCGATTGAGATGCTCGGCGGCGAAATGGGGTCGAAAAAGCCGGTTCACCCGAACGATCATTGCAACATGGGTCAGTCTTCGAATGATACATTCCCGACCGCGATGCATGTCGGCATCGGCATGCAGGCGCGTGATGTGTTGCTGCCGGGTCTGACCAAATTGGCCGAAGCGCTTGACGTCAAAGCCGACGCCTTTAAAGACATCATCAAAATCGGTCGCACCCATACTCAGGACGCCACCCCGCTGACATTGGGTCAGGAATTCTCTGGCTATGCGCATCAGGTCCGCATGGGCATCAAGCGCGTCGAGATGTGCCTGCCCGCGATTTATGAGCTGGCACAGGGCGGCACCGCCGTGGGCACCGGGCTCAACACCCAAAAAGGCTGGGCCGAAGCTGTGGCGAAAAACATGGCCGAGATCACTGGCCTGCCCTTCGTGACCGCGCCGAACAAATTCGAAGCGCTCGCGGCCCATGACGCCATGGTGATGTTCTCAGGTGCGCTCAAAACCGTCGCCGCCTCGCTGTTCAAAATCGCCAACGACATCCGCCTTTTGGGATCCGGCCCGCGCTGTGGTTTGGGCGAATTGATCCTGCCAGAAAACGAGCCGGGGTCTTCGATTATGCCGGGCAAGGTCAACCCGACCCAAGCCGAAGCGCTGACCATGGTCTGCGCCCATGTCATGGGCAATGACGCCGCAGTGGGCTTTGCTGGCAGCCAAGGTCATTTCGAGCTCAACGTCTACAACCCGATGATGTCCTATAACGTCTTGCAATCCATGCAGCTTTTGGGTGACAGCGCCTCCGCCTTTACCGACAACATGGTGGTGGGCATCGAAGCCAACGAACCGCGCATCGAGAAACTCTTGCATGAGAGCTTGATGTTGGTCACCGCTTTGGCCCCGACCATCGGCTATGACAACGCCACCAAAGTTGCCAAAACCGCGCATAAAAATGGCACCACATTGAAAGAAGAAGCCATCGCTTTGGGCTTTGTCGATGAGGCCACCTTTGACGCCGTGGTCCGCCCGGAACAGATGATCGGCCCGAAAGACTAA
- a CDS encoding ribbon-helix-helix domain-containing protein yields the protein MSARPVKRSLTLHGHRTSVSLEDAFWRAFRAIAKERDLPINVLAAEIDETRGVDSGLASAIRVYVLDYTQKKLL from the coding sequence ATGAGCGCGCGTCCGGTCAAGCGCTCGTTGACGCTGCACGGTCACCGCACCTCTGTCTCGCTCGAAGACGCGTTTTGGCGCGCCTTTCGCGCCATTGCCAAAGAGCGCGATCTACCGATCAATGTGCTGGCCGCCGAGATTGATGAAACCCGCGGCGTGGACAGTGGTCTGGCCTCCGCGATCCGGGTCTATGTCTTGGATTACACTCAGAAAAAACTGCTTTAG